attgtttttattgttcttattgtctttgttattttattttgaattagtaaaaaaaagcttttagaaTGTACAAGTGAATTGTATGTCAAATCATATGCtttaataaacatacatttaaaaaaaaaaaaaaaaaaagtacagacaCGGACTAAAAGTTACTAAAGCTTCCATTTAGTAGGATTTGGACTCTCAGTCATGCTGCAGGGCCCTCTGCTGATCATAATTAGAAATCAAAATAGAATCAACGTTCCACTGTTAAAAGCTCTTGATTAACAGATGGCAAAGaaacaaaccacacattaaCCTCTATTTTTATATGGCTTTTATATGATCAGCATGGACAATGCTCTGTCCAGTGACTAAAATTGGTTCATCCATGATCTGATTAAGAGAAAAACTAGAAAATGTAGAACAAAATCCACACTAAAAGCattctttaaatacaaatatgtgccattttattttatgtttagctTTTACTTATTCGTCCCAAACCTACTCCTGCCCAAGTTAACTCAGCTCTCTGTGCCTACTTTCATCTGtcagtggatcaccagcttCTTGACAGACAGGCAGCAACTAGAAAAGCTGGGAAAATTCTCATCCACCACCCGCACAATCAGCACTGGCGCTCCTCAGGGATGTGTTCTctccccactgctcttctccAAGCACCTCCaaagacccctctgtcaagctCCTGAAGTTTGCAGACAACACTACAGACATGTTGTAGGCATGAGTCTGCCTACAGACAGGAGGTTAAAGACCTAGCTGTCTGGTGCAGTCataacaacctggagctcaacacgcTCAAAACAGTGGAGATGAAAGTAGACTTCAGGAGAAACCCCCCTGCACTCCCCCCTCTCACCATCATGGACAGCACTGTAATGACAGTGGAGACATTCAGGTTCCTTGGCAACACCATCTCTCAGGACCTGAAGTGTGACATTCACATAGACTCAACAGTCAAAAAGGTCCAGCAGAGGCTGTACTTCCTTCGCCAACTAACGAAGTTCAACCTGCCTCAGGAACTACTGAAACAGTTTTACACTGCCATCATTGAATCTGTCCTCTGCACCTCAGTAACAGTCTGGTTCAGCTCAGCTACCAAATCTGACCTTAGAAGACTGCATTGGACAGTCCGGACATCTGAGCGAATTATTGGCACAACCCTTCCTACTCTCCAAGAACTGTACTTATCCAGAGTGAGTAAAAAGGCTGGCaaaatcactctggatcccTCACATCCAGCACACTCCCTCTTTGAACTGTTGCCGTCTGGTCGACGCTACAGAGCACTAAGTACCAGAACGGCCAGGCACAGGAACAGTTGCAGtaacttgtttattttgtttattgtaaaCTTATTGTTATTTTGCACATTGTCTGTcttgtataattgtatattgttctttttattgTCTGTTATCATGTCTGGTCCTGTCACTGTCATTCACTGTCATGCACTGTGGAGCTTCTGTCACTACAACAGATTCCTAGTATGTGTAAACATACACGGCAATAAAGctcattctgattctgattctgcttgCATACAGAACACATGAAACAAATAGACACTAATTTTTAgacttaaaatacaaaaaaagtgtgttgtGAATTTGACttgaatttttttctatttttttttttttctttatactaCATATTCCACAATTCCTAGTCAACTTCATTTGGGGTGAACTCCCATATATGGTGCACAACATTACCCATATTCCCCTGCTTAAGGTCTATAAATAGACCTCACTTCCTTCCTTGTTCCTTTTTTGTGTTGGTGAGGTGTGGGTGTTTGAATGGGCACCCAACCATGTCCTTTGAGTCCTTTCCTTTGGATGTGTTAATGACCTAAAAACCATCAGTTTATCCTGGGCATCCACTCCATCATGTTTATCATGGTAGTCCTGCATCATGTGAATTCCTGCACTGCATTTGATGTCAATGGCTAAAGATGTATTATTCTTTACTTAAGTGGAATTAAAGAGAGCAAAGGACTGGCATTTCTTCCAGTGTTTTAATCAGACACACCACCAAGTTCTACAAGTTTTAACAAACGTTGGATATCTTAACATCTCATATTCAACAAAGTGTACAAAACGGAAAAGTACCAAAAGAGCGCAATATGCTGATGAAATATTTGAGAGCTTAGTATAGCTATAAAAGTATTCCGTATGTCAATATAAAATGCCATAGTTTCCATGACTTATCCTGGCCTGGAAATCACAACTCtaaaatttaacattaaagCAACAGAGGattctgaatacattttatttcctcAAAGTCTTGTGTGCAACTAAAAATGCACGAAATACTTAATGGTAGCAGTACAATGGTGATATTTatcttaaacataaaaaaaggaaaataaaaacattaccgtgcaatgaaagcattttatttcagctttcaggAGTGGGTGTGTGTATCTGAAAGCTTGCTAGAGAATGACACTACACTAATAAGTAAGGAAATGTCAAGCACATATGACATTCAGAAGTCCCATTCAGAAGTTCCTGTACTTTTGACATTGATGACAGAAGTAACATCTAAATCAGCCTGTAAAATCTATAAGAAAATCAGCTGATCTAACTGGAGTCACTGGTGTCCCTtctacagctaaaaaaaaaaaaaaattacggtaattaaaaactgaagatttttttcttgcgtattttttttaaataccaatattaatttacatttaaatatatatgtttataaatgtatttatattttgtaaaaatgaactgaaacattACCAAGGTTTGGCATTGAAATGTTCTTGAATCTGCAATGTTCTGAAACAGAGTTTTTAAAATCAACACAAATAATCTTGAATATAAACACATTGTTTCTTAGAACAATTAAATTACTGCATTTTGAAAAGAAACTACTAATCTTACGTATCAGCGCTAACTGCAGAGCATTCTGGGTAACAGAGTTCTGATCTGTGTCTTCTCTCTCCatggctgaaaaaaaataaaatatattgtaaaattataaaatttcaTATCCTGTGTCTGTCTGATTATAATAAAACTATGAAACCCATTTAACTCACCAAAATTAGGCAGGGAGATGTTTTTAGAGCCCATTTCACCTAGAAGAGACATTGTAGCACATTTTTAAGACTCTGAGTGAGTGATGATGAATTCAGATGAATGAATTCAAAGTTCTGACCTCGAGCTGCTGTAGGAGCTGCTGCTGGAGTCTCTTTAGCCTCACAAAGACTTTGAGTTTCATGAAGCTCCTCAGCTGAAAGAAACAGAGaagaaacattaatttaacaggACTGAAAAACATCTGAACAATCATTTAAAGCAGCAGCCAAATCTGCATGTGTTTCTGGTCCAGATGTAGagttcaggaaaaaaaataaaatacagtggtTGATTAGTACAGATGgttattaaacatgttaatgCATTTCATCATGGACACAGTGAGGCTGTACAGTGACAGTAAACCTAATGTTAAATGCAGGTTTTAATTTTGTGCTTCTTTAGAAATTCACACTCACTTATTTCCAGTTCTGGTTCCATCTGTGTTTTCATAATCACATGAAATTATAAATGTgcaggggcggatctaccggTGTGGCACGGGGTGGCACGGGGTGGCAActgccaccctaagaaaaagctctgccaccccacctgccacccggaattatcacagaataaaatataaatgtaaacagtgTTTCATATGCTAGTTTTCAGCAGCAGCGACGACAGTTTAAGgaaaaataatggcaaaaacacGTCTTTCAGTAAACTGTTCACGATAATTGCACGTGCATGCAGCGCAACCTATGTAACTGgcttcattaacaaatgactcttatgaaccggttctttttgagtcaaaaacacaaagcacgGCCCAGTTCATTAACGAattgtatttacatttgttCGTAAATCAGATAATAACATTTTCCCGAACCATTTATTCAGTTAAAcatgacacatttctcaaaaagtttaacaatgagTTAAACTATGTTAAACAttagcaaaactgatgacacaccaatcagaatatCTGCATCCTAAAACCAATGAGAGGAAAGAGCTGAACGAATCAACATGGGAATTTATACTTACACATACAGTGCATTTACAGTATACAGAACAATTTATGATTATGGAAATTTCACCACTCTGTGTACAGTAAACTATAGCACATGTACAGCTTCAAACGCGTGACTGTCAAATTTTGATTTGTAACCTTTTTATAAATGTGacttagaaaaaacattactggtgtgcatcttgagacaaaacaagggCACTGGCTATTTCaagatcaatcagtgcaagtttcttagacttacattttagtctgggaccaggcttaagccttgtctgtgaaaccagagATTAGTCTTTGACAATCTCTCAGTGACGAAAGCATTAATGTCTGTGAAATGACCACAGTGTGTTTTATATGGTAAATTATTCACTTTCAAGTGCAAAAAAATGAATCCAAATTTAAGAGACATATGGACATGTTGTGTTTTAGTAAGTAACTCACTCAATAGTTCCACTTGTGATGGTGTCTtcagtttattcagcttttctAAAACGGTAAACATTAACAAAGTCATTCTTCTATTCTACTCATATTTATATGactttaaatgactttaaatgaaAGAAGAAcaccacttccagaacaaaaatgtacagataatgtactcacccccttgtcatccaagatgttcatgcctttctttcttcagtcgtaattttaaggaaaacatttcaccatttttctccatataatggactgatatggtgccccgattttgaacttccaaaaagttctcatcttgtcttactctgcctggactgtttttgttccagttcatgacagttagggtatgtcgtaaAACTTCAGTCTCATGTTCACCCttaacttcgaaatcgtcctatatcgcagttttaccttttttaagggtgtttgatcttctttgcttgttcactttgcaaagactgtgtcgctacttctgcagcgaaggatgattttgaaatgatttttgaaaatcatttttcaagtttttcgacatactctaactgtcttgagtcagaatacacagagtttagggagagaaaggcaagatgagcgtttgagattaaaaagtatttaaattgtattttttaaattaaaataaccgatcgtttcgctagataagacccttcttccttggctgggatcatttagagcctttgaagctgcatttaaactacattttggaagttcaaaatcggagcaccacatcagtccattatatggagaaaaatgcagaaatgtttttctcaaaaaacataatttctttacgactgaagaaagaaagacatgaacatcttggatgacaagggagtgaataaattatatgtgaatctttgttttgcaagtggacttctcctttaaatgataCTTACTTTGACGTTTAATAAACTTTATTAGTTGATAAAATGTGAGAACAATGATGGAAACAGTTGAACTGACCAAAATTACAATGACAAAAATGCTTTCACCTCCACCTGTCACAGAACAGAAATCCGTTATTTCTAAAGTTACATTAGATGCAAATTCAAATGAGTAGTAATGAAGTAAATTAAGTATCTTATGAAACCACAGATAAACTTTGATCAGTccaacaataatcaaaaaaaactCTGCCAGTTCTAcgtaaaaaagacaaaagtgaAACTGGGACTAGACAGTAGTACCATGATCAGCTGAACAGGGAAACAATTCTTCGTCTGGCAGAATCTTTTCATTCACCACATAATAATAGAGACATCTTTCACACAGCAAGATCTCCAGGCTCTTCATCAGCTCAAAGGATCCATCTGCATTTGGTCTGATTCCATGCGAGTGCAGCTGCTCATCAGGTAACGGTGTCCAATCGTGTCTGATCTCCATATGCACATATTTAGGGTAGAAGCCTGTGGCCAAACACATCAGAACCTGCTGCTCTGATGATCCGGACGCTTTTACAAAGATGTAAACATCAGGATCAGCTGCaggacacacagacagacagacaaactgaATTAATTTATCAGTGATTGATATAATAATGGACTCTTCCTTTTGCCTCATGTTGCACCGGCATAAAGTCTGGTCTGTTTTGCTGCTCATTTCAGACAGGTCAGGACTGTTGCACATGTAAGTCTGTGGCACATTAGATGCTTCAAAAAAACagatcttttgtttttaaatttccaAACATTCCATTTACAAATAGTGTAATCCAATGAGATTTCAGTATGAACAAGGAGTCCTACTATAAAGATCCTGATTTCACTATCAGTCAGTTTGAGATTACAATAAGGGACAGAAGAAGAAATTCAGCAGCAGAAATTAAATCAACACCTGACTGACCCTGGAGGACAcacaaagtattaaataaagcaataaaggTGCAATGCATATCTTTCAAAGAAATATCTGCTTCTATTTTGCCTCTTACCTTAGTCAGATTCAAAACGATAAGCTTCTAATTTAAGTGGTCCTGGTAGGTTTTTGCAGGAAATACAAACATGCCACTGCTCGTCTTTGCGTCATTACGTCACGTCTGTAACATAAAGAAGGAGTCCCAGCCAGTGTTGGCAGATTGGGCAGAGAATAACGCTTTGGGTGGGTagacaaaatttaatttaaagccgCCCAATCAGCtgcatttttctttgtttttatctttagtcatgttattttaatatgttcgaGCTCAAAGTATCACAGTAAAATAATGTGTAGTGCAGTCATcaagtcatttttccttaacgCAACCCTTATTGGTTCAGTTTAACGGACCTGTCAATCAATTTACCATCTGTTATGTTGGTGAGATGACTCGTGAGTGACAGGGTTTTGGCGCTGTAAAGGGCAAGATTTTGAATGTGCAGCTATatattcgttcattcattttatttaagtgATTGCGATGGCAAAGTGGCCTAAATATCAGTTACACGATAAAGAGTGACTCAGATTTCACAACATGGATTACACGTGGTGAGAGATGATTAGAAGACTTCTAAATATAattgtaactgaaataaaagaacagTTGAATGACTTAATACAAATCAAAACTGAATATAGGGACTATACAATGCTGTCCTGCAGCAGAACATCTTTTAAACCATCCAGACTACTCTTGGCATTGACAGCTGCTGGACTTGAACAGTTTTGACTGTGCAAATTTCTGCATTATGTTCTAAAATGTATACTTCATGAAATATGTAAGGTAAGCACAGTATTGTTGTTAattgttattagtattttatttttgctgtccGATTATCATACAGTATGCATCAATGAATAACACATTTTTGGCTGTCGTGGGTGTGTGCATGAACGAGAGTAAATGCCAGCTCAATGACATTGCTTTCTGATCAATTTAGTGTGCgctttttgcacaaaaatttGCTTATTCTTACTGGGGACACTGAAAATAATGCATGTGTAAGGGTTAAAGTAAGCATATTTTCTGACTCCCTTTAATGCATTTGCCCTGTTTTGGTCCATACTCCTGTAAAATTGAGGACCGCGAGCTGTTCCGGAGCTGGATGGACCGGGAGGTTCAGGCTGGGGGAGTGGTCCGGCACCAGAGTCTGCTGGACTGAGGCCCCTGTCCAGGGGTACGGGGCCTACCAGTTTGAGTACCGAGTCTGTTCCTGTTCCTCTGCTCTCTCTGCGCCAATCTCTTGACCTGCTTCCCACCACTAGGGCGGCGGGGAAGTCTGGGCCGGCCTGTTGGCATTGCGGGGACCGGTGTCCGGTGTCCGGTGATGGAGGTGGGGACACTGGTCCGGGTTCCGGATGCCCCGCAGGCTGCCCCCGATCAAGCTGGCCTGTACCAAATACCTGTGAGTATTAAGGGGGGTACTTATTGGGCTCTGGTGGATTCAGGATGTAACCAAACCTCAATCCATCAAAGCCTAATTCAGCCTGAGGCATTGGATAAAAGCCGCATGGTCTTTGCACCGGGAGATAAAGTACTTGTTTTGCTCCCAACCTCTAGCTCTAAATTACTCGCCAAGTGGCAAGGACCCTTTGAGGTCATATGTCGAGTGGGAGATCTCAATTATGAGGTGGTTCGAACAGACAGGAGTGGGGCACTTCAAATCTACCATCTGAACCTCCTAAAAAAATGGAGCGAGGTGGAACCGGTGATGCTGGCGACGGCAGTGAGTGGGGAGGAAGATCTCGGGCCAGAGGTGGGCACTAAAATCCAATCCCACACTCTGGCCCCGGGGGGAGATCACCTCTCACGTCCTCCCAGCTCACTGATGTAGCCAGGTTGCAAACCGAGTTTATAGACGTGTTCTCACCTCTGCCCGGTCGAACCAATCTCATCCAGCACCATATTGAAACTGAGCCGGGCGTGGTAGTACGCAGTCAGCCATATCGGTTacctgaacacaaaaaaaggtAGTTCAGGCTGAATTAGACTCTATGCTAGAGATGGGAATAATAGAAGTATCCCACAGTGATTGGGCGAGCCCGATAATTTTGGTACCTAAAACGGACGCCTCTGTTCGGTTCTGTGTGGATTGCCGCAAGGTGAATGCTGTGTTGAAATTCGACGCCTATCCAATGCCACGGGTTGACGAATTGCTTGATCGGCTGGGTACAGCTCATTTTTACTCGACACTGGATTTAACTAAGGGATATTAGCAAATCCCCTTATCACCCTTATCCAAAGAAAAAACAGCCTTCACCACGCCGTTTGGGTTATACCAATTTGTTACACTTCCCTTCCCTGACTCATGGACAGAATCCTCCAGCCGCATGCCGCCTATGCCGCTGCCTATCTGGATGACATCATCATCTACAGTCAGGATTGGCAGCGTCATATGGTGCATTTGCGGGCTGTCCTGCGAGCGCTGAGAGGGGCCGGGCTGACGGCCAACCCGAAGAAGTGTGCGATTGGGCGGGTGGAGGTCAGGTATCTGGGCTTCCACTTGGGTCATGGACAGGTGCGTCCCCAAATTAGTAAGACGGCAGCATTTGCAACCTGTCCGAGACTCAAAACCAAAAAGGAGGTGAGGCAGTTCCTGGGGCTGGCGGGATATACAGCCCTTTAAATTCAAGGTGGTCCACAGGCCAGGGGCACAGATGGCAGTAGCCGACTTTCTCTCCAGAAATGGAGGGGGAGGGGCTGCAGGCCGGAGGGATCCCCGGGGGTTTGTGGCGACGGGGGGCGTGGTTCTGCGGAACATGCAGCTGGAGAGAAGGTTGGGAGATGAGCGGTGAGTAAGTAGGTCAAGTGCAAATTTTGTAACACCTGTGTCTGATTGCTGATCACCTGTAATTGGCTTGGAGAGATAAAAGGGTAAAAGGGTGATGGTAGAACATGGAGGGAGAGAGACATTGGACAGAGACTTGTGTGCGTTACCGCGGTGGAGAGCTGAAAGAAGCCCAAGGGGACTGTatagttattttgaattgtgaaTTGTTGGAACACGCAGTGAGcgtgactttttttgtttgagtTTTGAATAAAGCACACGAGTCTCCCTAAGCCGACCTGCcctcttccttcctttcttcgaACATTTCTACACTGGTATTTCCTGCAAAAACCTACCAGTACcacttaaattagaaaacattattacaagcTTATCATTTTGAATCTGACTAAGGTACGTTTTGAACACTGACTTGTTATAAACTTGctcaaaaattgatttttttaaccaaaaaaaagttacagcAGCTTTAAAGAACGTGTTTTTGTgagtatttttacataaaagacaaaGAGAATAAACACCAAAGACATTTTTCCACAGCCTgattttgctcatatttactGTACCAAGGGTGCAAATTTTTGACAGAGGGTCTATCTCTAAATTTATATTGGACTAAAAAGATCCCTTATTTTCTGATCTAAACTTATTCATAAATCTATCACAAACTTGACAGAGGTTGAGGCTGACACTGAAGGATAGGGGAGTGAGAAACCACACTGAACCCACAGAAATGAATTGCACCTGACTGGACATGCAGCTTGAGAGTAAATGTTATTATTCACTTCACATATAAAGAAGCCGTTTATATCAGCAAACAAAAGACAGGCATAATGTTAAGGGTCAGTGGGCtggaaatgctaaaaaaaaatgtgaccagCATTAAAACCTTCCCACAGATTCTGTTGTAAGCTATGGATGGAAGTGTTACAAACTCACATTCCATGATGAACTCTTCCTCTCGTTGAAGGTTAGTGAAGCTGGTTAACTTTTCCACACATTTATTCTCCAGGCTGGAAACTGATTCTCTATTCCAGATGATGCCGTGATCAAGGACTAAAAGCTTCCTTCGCATAGAGAGGTTAAAGTTCAAGGTCTCTCCATCATAGGCATATTCATCAGTGCCTTGAAGGAATATTACTGAATCATCAGAGTGATGTTCAACTGCACAGCTGTGTCTCCACTGAAGAACATgaagatctaaaaaaaaaaacacatgattaAGATCACAAAATGCGACAACGATAATATTCTAAAACACTACAAATATTGTagagtggggtaagatgtgTCAGCAGGTAAACTATGTTGCCCCTTTAATGTAGGAATTCCAtcatatacatttttctgtGACTGAGAGATGCACAAGAAAAAAGTTATGAACATGTTTATGCCTAAATAATTATTTCGTA
The nucleotide sequence above comes from Labeo rohita strain BAU-BD-2019 unplaced genomic scaffold, IGBB_LRoh.1.0 scaffold_1520, whole genome shotgun sequence. Encoded proteins:
- the LOC127158503 gene encoding uncharacterized protein LOC127158503 gives rise to the protein MSSAISKSHISGDIYEFYNSIELNDIEMNFCNGVNKATFLTQLCEESKRLFKNETDDLRYEREWLQINLNTLIRHIRNENGTNDTDLHVLQWRHSCAVEHHSDDSVIFLQGTDEYAYDGETLNFNLSMRRKLLVLDHGIIWNRESVSSLENKCVEKLTSFTNLQREEEFIMESDPDVYIFVKASGSSEQQVLMCLATGFYPKYVHMEIRHDWTPLPDEQLHSHGIRPNADGSFELMKSLEILLCERCLYYYVVNEKILPDEELFPCSADHGGGESIFVIVILVSSTVSIIVLTFYQLIKFIKRQKKLNKLKTPSQVELLTEELHETQSLCEAKETPAAAPTAARGEMGSKNISLPNFAMEREDTDQNSVTQNALQLALIQHCRFKNISMPNLAVEGTPVTPVRSADFLIDFTG